One part of the Streptomyces lienomycini genome encodes these proteins:
- a CDS encoding PadR family transcriptional regulator, protein MSIGHTLLGLLESGPRHGYDLKRAFDETFGHDRPLHYGQVYSTMSRLLKNGLVVVDGIEAGGGPERKRYAITDEGITDVQRWLATPEKPEPYLQSTLYTKVVLALLTHRDAADVLDTQRSEHLRSMRILTDRKRKGDLADQLICDHALFHLEADLRWLELTAARLDKLREAVTR, encoded by the coding sequence ATGTCCATCGGTCACACCCTCCTGGGGCTCCTGGAGTCCGGGCCGCGCCACGGTTACGACCTCAAGCGCGCCTTCGACGAGACGTTCGGTCACGATCGGCCGCTGCACTACGGCCAGGTCTACTCGACGATGTCCCGCCTGCTGAAGAACGGCCTCGTCGTCGTCGACGGCATCGAGGCGGGCGGCGGTCCCGAGCGCAAGCGGTACGCGATCACCGACGAGGGGATCACCGACGTACAGCGGTGGCTCGCCACGCCGGAGAAGCCCGAGCCGTACCTCCAGTCGACGCTGTACACCAAGGTCGTCCTCGCGCTGCTCACCCACCGCGACGCCGCCGACGTCCTCGACACCCAGCGATCGGAGCACCTGCGCAGCATGCGCATCCTGACCGACCGCAAACGCAAGGGCGATCTCGCCGATCAGCTCATCTGCGACCACGCCCTGTTCCATCTCGAGGCCGACCTGCGCTGGCTGGAACTGACCGCCGCGCGCCTCGACAAGCTCCGTGAGGCGGTAACCCGATGA
- a CDS encoding fumarate hydratase has product MPEFAYTDLLPQGEDTTPYRLVTAEGVSTFEADGRTFLKVEPEALRKLAEEAVHDIQHYLRPAHLAQLRRIVDDPEASGNDKFVALDLLKNANIAAAGVLPMCQDTGTAIVMGKRGQNVLTAGGDEEALSRGIYDAYKNLNLRYSQMAPLTMWEEKNTGSNLPAQIELYATDGGAYKFLFMAKGGGSANKSFLYQETKAVLNESSMMKFLEEKIRSLGTAACPPYHLAIVVGGTSAEYALKTAKYASAHYLDEIPAEGSELGHGFRDQDLEEKVFELTQKIGIGAQFGGKYFCHDVRVVRLPRHGASCPVAIAVSCSADRQAVAKITAEGVFLEQLETDPARFLPETTDEHLEADGDVVKIDLNRPMDDILAELTRHPVKTRLSLTGPLVVARDIAHAKIKERLDAGEEMPQYLKDHPVYYAGPAKTPEGYASGSFGPTTAGRMDSYVEQFQAAGGSKVMLAKGNRSKQVTDACDTHGGFYLGSIGGPAARLAQDCIKKVEVVEYEELGMEAVWKIEVEDFPAFVVVDDKGNDFFQDPAPAPTFTTIPVRGPGLA; this is encoded by the coding sequence ATGCCTGAGTTCGCGTACACCGATCTGCTCCCCCAGGGCGAGGACACCACTCCGTACCGGCTGGTGACCGCCGAAGGTGTCTCCACCTTCGAGGCCGACGGGCGGACGTTCCTCAAGGTGGAGCCGGAGGCCCTGCGCAAGCTGGCCGAGGAGGCCGTTCACGACATCCAGCACTACCTGCGCCCGGCCCACCTGGCGCAGCTGCGCCGCATCGTCGACGACCCGGAGGCGTCCGGCAACGACAAGTTCGTCGCCCTGGACCTGCTGAAGAACGCGAACATCGCGGCGGCGGGCGTGCTCCCGATGTGCCAGGACACCGGCACGGCGATCGTCATGGGCAAGCGCGGCCAGAACGTGCTCACCGCGGGCGGCGACGAGGAGGCCCTGAGCCGGGGCATCTACGACGCCTACAAGAACCTGAACCTGCGCTACTCGCAGATGGCGCCGCTGACCATGTGGGAGGAGAAGAACACCGGCTCCAACCTCCCGGCGCAGATCGAGCTGTACGCGACCGACGGCGGCGCCTACAAGTTCCTGTTCATGGCGAAGGGCGGCGGCTCGGCCAACAAGTCGTTCCTCTACCAGGAGACGAAGGCCGTCCTGAACGAGTCCTCCATGATGAAGTTCCTGGAGGAGAAGATCCGCTCGCTCGGTACGGCCGCCTGCCCGCCGTACCACCTGGCCATCGTCGTCGGCGGCACGTCGGCCGAGTACGCGCTGAAGACCGCGAAGTACGCCTCCGCCCACTACCTGGACGAGATCCCCGCCGAGGGCTCGGAGCTCGGGCACGGCTTCCGGGACCAGGACCTGGAGGAGAAGGTCTTCGAGCTGACCCAGAAGATCGGCATCGGCGCGCAGTTCGGCGGCAAGTACTTCTGCCACGACGTCCGCGTGGTGCGCCTGCCCCGGCACGGGGCGTCCTGCCCGGTCGCCATCGCGGTGTCCTGCTCGGCGGACCGGCAGGCGGTCGCGAAGATCACCGCCGAGGGCGTCTTCCTGGAGCAGTTGGAGACCGACCCGGCGCGGTTCCTGCCGGAGACGACGGACGAGCACCTCGAGGCCGACGGCGACGTCGTGAAGATCGACCTCAACCGGCCGATGGACGACATCCTCGCCGAGCTGACCAGGCACCCGGTCAAGACCCGGCTGTCGCTGACCGGCCCGCTGGTCGTGGCCCGCGACATCGCGCACGCCAAGATCAAGGAGCGGCTGGACGCGGGCGAGGAGATGCCGCAGTACCTGAAGGACCACCCGGTGTACTACGCGGGCCCCGCGAAGACGCCGGAGGGGTACGCGTCCGGGTCCTTCGGTCCGACCACCGCCGGACGCATGGACTCCTACGTGGAGCAGTTCCAGGCGGCGGGCGGCTCGAAGGTGATGCTGGCCAAGGGCAACCGGAGCAAGCAGGTCACCGACGCGTGCGACACGCACGGCGGCTTCTACCTGGGCTCCATCGGCGGTCCCGCGGCGCGGCTCGCGCAGGACTGCATCAAGAAGGTCGAGGTCGTCGAGTACGAGGAGCTCGGCATGGAGGCGGTCTGGAAGATCGAGGTCGAGGACTTCCCGGCGTTCGTCGTGGTGGACGACAAGGGCAACGACTTCTTCCAGGACCCGGCGCCCGCGCCGACGTTCACGACGATTCCGGTGCGCGGCCCCGGGCTCGCCTGA
- a CDS encoding WhiB family transcriptional regulator — MLQPPHSSLQVAAVPAQRGPVRDRDQDAPWHTEAVCRRDEAGLFFAPSKEPTAARLSREEAAKRVCARCPVMVECREHALLQPEPYGVWGGLTAAERRVVLARRRRRDVELKNAARTTGRIAAAG, encoded by the coding sequence GTGCTGCAACCGCCGCATTCGTCCCTGCAGGTAGCTGCCGTTCCGGCCCAGCGGGGGCCCGTGCGGGACAGGGACCAAGACGCTCCCTGGCACACCGAGGCGGTGTGCCGGCGCGACGAGGCCGGACTGTTCTTCGCCCCCTCCAAGGAACCGACCGCCGCCCGGCTCTCCCGCGAAGAGGCCGCCAAGCGCGTCTGCGCGCGCTGTCCGGTCATGGTCGAGTGCCGTGAGCACGCTCTGCTGCAACCCGAGCCCTACGGCGTCTGGGGCGGCCTCACCGCCGCCGAACGCCGCGTCGTCCTGGCCCGGCGCCGCCGCCGCGACGTGGAACTCAAGAACGCCGCCCGCACGACGGGCCGCATAGCGGCGGCCGGCTGA
- a CDS encoding transglycosylase domain-containing protein has translation MGRAEERKARQRGGRRAAPKRRRSSGAGGKSGIRRLFTWKKILGTFFGLCLLGMGAFIVLYMMIDIPEGNPEADLQSNVYKYSDGGIMARTGERNREIVDLAKVPKEVQRTFVAAENKTFYSDSGVDLKGTARGVLNTVSGKGAQGGSTITQQYVKNYYLTQEQTVSRKLKELVISLKLDREKSKDYILAGYINTSYYGRGAYGIQAAAQAYYRVDAEDLTVEQGAYLSALLQAPNQYDWAIASATGKKLVQERWNYVLDNMVEQKWLSAGDRQSMKFPQPKEPKAAAGMDGQTGYLVEAANYSLKKQLVAQGAAEDMEQAKALVDLGGYTVTLNIDKKKQAALEKAVKERLTSKLDPGERDVDADVQAGAVSVDPKTGSVVAMYGGVNYLKHYTNNATRDDYQPASTFKPVILAAAVDHDAETQDGTPITANTLYDGDSKRPVVDGDKEVGFAPPNEDDVDYGEIDVQEAMNKSVNSVFAQMGTDVGMTEVMKVAGELGMDTEGEQAVPAQTLGSMGASPLEMAGVYATFDNHGKKVTPAIVKSVEHKDRTIEMPDPIGEQIISREAADTVTSVLTGVVDDGTAKKSVRDNELRDGQQVAGKTGTSDNNKSAWFTGFTPGLVTSVGLFGEDDKAPHPQVPMYKAGGVEYRVNGGGFPAEIWAAYTFGVMDQVSKFDLETKQGAAVKPSTSPSPSTSPSRTATQEETTEAPPPSQDPTTEAPPSNEPTTEEPTTGAPSQTSSGSPTTEPPPGGGESTETEDPGFPGGDWRP, from the coding sequence ATGGGGCGAGCGGAAGAGAGAAAAGCGCGACAGCGCGGTGGACGCCGCGCGGCGCCGAAACGCCGCCGTTCGTCGGGAGCGGGCGGGAAGAGCGGCATACGCCGGCTGTTCACCTGGAAGAAGATCCTCGGGACCTTCTTCGGCCTGTGCCTGCTCGGCATGGGCGCCTTCATCGTGCTGTACATGATGATCGACATCCCCGAGGGCAACCCCGAGGCCGATCTGCAGAGCAACGTCTACAAGTACAGCGACGGCGGCATCATGGCCCGCACGGGCGAACGCAACCGCGAGATCGTCGACCTGGCCAAGGTGCCCAAGGAGGTCCAGCGCACCTTCGTCGCCGCCGAGAACAAGACCTTCTACAGCGACTCCGGCGTCGACCTCAAGGGCACCGCGCGCGGCGTCCTCAACACCGTCTCCGGCAAGGGCGCGCAGGGCGGTTCGACGATCACCCAGCAGTACGTCAAGAACTACTACCTGACCCAGGAACAGACGGTCTCGCGCAAGCTCAAGGAACTGGTCATCTCCCTGAAGCTGGACCGGGAGAAGTCCAAGGACTACATCCTCGCCGGCTACATCAACACCAGCTACTACGGCCGCGGCGCCTACGGCATCCAGGCCGCCGCGCAGGCCTACTACCGCGTCGACGCCGAGGACCTGACCGTCGAACAGGGCGCGTACCTCTCCGCGCTGCTCCAGGCGCCGAACCAGTACGACTGGGCGATCGCCAGCGCGACCGGCAAGAAGCTCGTCCAGGAGCGCTGGAACTACGTCCTGGACAACATGGTCGAGCAGAAGTGGCTGAGCGCGGGCGACCGCCAGAGCATGAAGTTCCCCCAGCCCAAGGAGCCCAAGGCCGCGGCCGGCATGGACGGCCAGACCGGCTACCTGGTGGAGGCGGCCAACTACTCGCTCAAGAAGCAGCTCGTCGCCCAGGGCGCCGCCGAGGACATGGAGCAGGCCAAGGCCCTGGTGGACCTCGGCGGCTACACCGTCACCCTCAACATCGACAAGAAGAAGCAGGCCGCGCTGGAGAAGGCGGTCAAGGAGCGGCTCACCAGCAAGCTGGACCCCGGCGAGCGCGACGTCGACGCCGACGTCCAGGCCGGTGCCGTCTCGGTCGACCCGAAGACGGGCTCCGTCGTGGCGATGTACGGCGGCGTGAACTACCTGAAGCACTACACGAACAACGCCACCCGCGACGACTACCAGCCCGCCTCCACCTTCAAGCCGGTCATCCTCGCCGCCGCCGTGGACCACGACGCCGAGACCCAGGACGGCACGCCGATCACGGCCAACACCCTCTACGACGGCGACAGCAAGCGCCCCGTGGTGGACGGCGACAAGGAGGTCGGCTTCGCGCCGCCCAACGAGGACGATGTCGACTACGGCGAGATCGACGTCCAGGAGGCGATGAACAAGTCCGTCAACTCCGTGTTCGCGCAGATGGGCACCGACGTCGGCATGACCGAGGTCATGAAGGTCGCGGGTGAACTCGGCATGGACACCGAGGGCGAGCAGGCCGTGCCCGCGCAGACCCTGGGCAGTATGGGCGCCAGCCCCCTGGAGATGGCCGGCGTCTACGCCACCTTCGACAACCACGGCAAGAAGGTCACCCCGGCGATCGTGAAGTCGGTCGAGCACAAGGACCGCACGATCGAGATGCCCGACCCGATCGGCGAGCAGATCATCAGCCGGGAGGCCGCCGACACGGTGACGTCCGTCCTCACCGGCGTGGTCGACGACGGTACGGCCAAGAAGTCCGTGCGGGACAACGAGCTGCGCGACGGCCAGCAGGTGGCCGGCAAGACCGGTACGTCCGACAACAACAAGTCGGCCTGGTTCACCGGCTTCACCCCGGGCCTCGTCACCTCGGTCGGCCTGTTCGGCGAGGACGACAAGGCGCCGCACCCGCAGGTGCCGATGTACAAGGCGGGCGGCGTCGAGTACCGCGTCAACGGTGGTGGCTTCCCCGCGGAGATCTGGGCGGCGTACACCTTCGGCGTCATGGACCAGGTCAGCAAGTTCGACCTGGAGACCAAGCAGGGCGCCGCGGTCAAGCCCAGCACGTCGCCGTCCCCCTCGACGTCGCCGAGCCGGACGGCGACCCAGGAGGAGACGACCGAGGCACCGCCCCCCTCCCAGGACCCGACGACCGAGGCGCCCCCGTCCAACGAGCCGACGACCGAGGAGCCGACGACCGGAGCGCCGTCGCAGACGTCGTCGGGCAGCCCGACCACCGAACCGCCGCCCGGCGGCGGCGAGTCCACGGAGACGGAGGACCCCGGCTTCCCGGGCGGGGACTGGCGACCGTAG
- a CDS encoding ABC transporter ATP-binding protein, translated as MTPPAGSLLSAEQLRKAYGPTLALDGAEFSIHPGEVVAVMGPSGSGKSTLLHCLAGIVPPDSGTITYNGRELSAMNDAQRSALRRSEFGFVFQFGQLVPELTCVENVALPLRLNGTSRKEAERTALTWMERLEVDDLGKKRPGEVSGGQGQRVAVARSLVTSPRVLFADEPTGALDSLNGERVMELLTDAARSTNAAVVLVTHEARVAAYSDREIVVRDGKSRDMERVV; from the coding sequence ATGACTCCCCCCGCAGGATCCCTGCTCTCGGCCGAGCAGCTCCGCAAGGCCTACGGCCCCACCCTCGCCCTCGACGGCGCCGAGTTCTCCATCCACCCCGGCGAGGTCGTCGCCGTCATGGGCCCCTCCGGGTCCGGCAAGTCGACGCTGCTGCACTGCCTCGCCGGGATCGTGCCGCCGGACTCGGGGACGATCACGTACAACGGGCGCGAGCTGTCCGCCATGAACGACGCCCAGCGCAGCGCGCTGCGCCGCTCGGAGTTCGGGTTCGTGTTCCAGTTCGGGCAGTTGGTGCCGGAGCTGACCTGTGTCGAGAACGTGGCCCTGCCGCTGCGCCTGAACGGCACCTCCCGCAAGGAGGCCGAGCGGACGGCGCTGACCTGGATGGAGCGGCTGGAGGTCGACGACCTCGGGAAGAAGCGGCCCGGTGAGGTCTCCGGCGGCCAGGGCCAGCGGGTCGCGGTGGCGCGCTCGCTGGTCACGAGCCCGCGCGTGCTCTTCGCCGACGAGCCGACCGGCGCGCTGGACTCCCTCAACGGGGAGCGCGTGATGGAGCTGCTCACGGACGCCGCCCGCTCGACCAACGCCGCCGTCGTCCTGGTGACGCACGAGGCACGGGTGGCCGCCTACTCGGACCGCGAGATCGTCGTGCGCGACGGCAAGTCCCGGGACATGGAGCGGGTCGTATGA
- the fomD gene encoding cytidylyl-2-hydroxypropylphosphonate hydrolase, with protein MADGEAVSAGKGPGADGPDGPVDLWAPGSHILWRYRENGGPHLHIARPVTVVRDDADLLAVWLAPGTECVRPVLADGTPVHLEPLATRYTKPRSVQRDRWFGTGVLKLARPGRPWSVWLFWDPGWRFKNWYVNLEEPLTRWEGGVDSEDHFLDISVHPDRTWHWRDEDEFAQARQDGLMGAGAAERVRAAGRAAVAEIRAWGAPYADGWEDWRPDPSWPVPSLPGDWDRTPAHASS; from the coding sequence ATGGCAGACGGCGAAGCGGTGAGCGCGGGGAAGGGGCCGGGAGCGGACGGCCCGGACGGACCGGTGGACTTGTGGGCGCCCGGCAGCCACATCCTGTGGCGGTACCGGGAGAACGGCGGCCCGCACCTCCACATCGCGCGCCCCGTCACCGTCGTACGGGACGACGCCGACCTGCTCGCCGTCTGGCTGGCGCCCGGCACCGAATGCGTGAGGCCGGTCCTCGCCGACGGCACGCCCGTGCACCTGGAACCGCTGGCCACGCGCTACACCAAGCCGCGCTCCGTGCAGCGCGACCGGTGGTTCGGCACGGGCGTGCTGAAGCTGGCCCGGCCCGGCCGGCCCTGGTCGGTGTGGCTGTTCTGGGATCCGGGCTGGCGGTTCAAGAACTGGTACGTGAACCTGGAGGAGCCGCTGACCCGTTGGGAGGGCGGCGTCGACTCGGAGGACCACTTCCTGGACATCTCCGTCCACCCCGACCGCACCTGGCACTGGCGGGACGAGGACGAGTTCGCGCAGGCCCGGCAGGACGGCCTGATGGGCGCCGGGGCGGCCGAACGGGTGCGCGCGGCGGGCCGGGCCGCGGTCGCGGAGATCCGCGCCTGGGGGGCGCCGTACGCCGACGGCTGGGAGGACTGGCGTCCCGATCCGTCCTGGCCGGTACCGTCGCTGCCGGGCGACTGGGATCGCACGCCCGCGCACGCGTCGTCATGA
- a CDS encoding ABC transporter permease: MNVRQWAADLTLGVRFAFTGGREGWTRAVLTAVGVGLGVALLLLTTAVPNALNVRHEREAARSDITFSLEEMPKADNTLVVARTYDEFRDHEVRGRSLEPEGPRAPLPPGVEKFPAVGEMVVSPALEKLLASDSGALLRERLPDRIVGTIAEEGLIGSAELTYYRGAQGLAQHISAGSIERIDRFGDPDPGEQKTDPVLVLLILVVFVVLLMPVAVFIAAAVRFGGERRDRRLAALRLVGSDGRMTRRIAAGEALAGAVLGLVFGAGFFMVGRQLAGTAEVYRVSVFPSYLNPSPLLALLVAVAVPAAAVLVTLFALRGVVIEPLGVVRAGRPARRRLWWRLLLPVAGLAMLYPMIGNGRENGDFNQYLVTGGVVLLLIGVTALLPWIVEAVVARIGSGGVAWQLAVRRLQMSSGTAARMVNGVAVAVAGAIALQMLFAGVDDDYTESTGQDVSRVQMAAGLPSEVPVVSAADRFRGVEGVKAVSAYSEGFVGDKPHDPDNSTILQVGDCATLRDMAELPSCEDGDVFVVQGNEEDSGEEDTAKLATPGRKLFTDPSFDSGSDSGGIPWTVPQGIRTVKPISDADVAGAGILATPKAIPDTLAPALTGSVFLALDESVPDVYERVRNTTAAIHPLAHAEKWSATEQTDRFTAIRTGLFVGAACVLALIGASLLVSQLEQLRERKKLLSALVAFGTRRRTLSLSVLWQTAIPIVLGLLLASVVGLTLGTVLLKMTSTPVHVDWTGVLSMAGIGAAVVLAVTLCSLPPLWRLMRPEGLRTE; the protein is encoded by the coding sequence ATGAACGTGCGCCAGTGGGCGGCCGACCTGACGCTGGGCGTCCGCTTCGCCTTCACCGGTGGCCGGGAGGGCTGGACCCGGGCCGTGCTGACGGCCGTCGGCGTCGGACTCGGCGTGGCGCTGCTGCTGCTGACGACGGCGGTGCCGAACGCGCTCAATGTCCGGCACGAGCGGGAGGCGGCGCGTTCCGACATCACCTTCTCCCTGGAGGAGATGCCGAAGGCGGACAACACGCTCGTGGTCGCCCGCACCTACGACGAGTTCCGCGACCACGAGGTCCGGGGCCGGTCTCTGGAGCCCGAGGGGCCGCGCGCGCCGCTGCCGCCGGGCGTGGAGAAGTTCCCGGCGGTGGGCGAGATGGTGGTCTCCCCCGCGCTGGAGAAGCTGCTGGCGTCGGACTCCGGCGCGCTGCTGCGCGAGCGGCTGCCGGACCGGATCGTCGGCACGATCGCGGAGGAGGGGCTGATCGGCTCGGCCGAACTCACCTACTACCGGGGTGCGCAGGGGCTGGCTCAGCACATCAGCGCGGGCTCGATCGAGCGGATCGACCGCTTCGGCGATCCGGACCCCGGGGAGCAGAAGACGGACCCGGTGCTGGTCCTGCTGATCCTCGTCGTCTTCGTGGTGCTGCTGATGCCGGTCGCGGTGTTCATCGCCGCCGCCGTGCGGTTCGGCGGTGAGCGACGGGACCGGCGGCTCGCGGCTCTGCGCCTGGTGGGCTCCGACGGCCGTATGACCCGGCGCATCGCCGCCGGTGAGGCACTGGCGGGCGCGGTCCTCGGGCTGGTCTTCGGTGCCGGGTTCTTCATGGTCGGCCGCCAGCTCGCGGGTACCGCCGAGGTGTACCGCGTCAGTGTGTTCCCGAGTTACCTCAACCCCTCGCCGCTGCTGGCCCTGCTGGTCGCGGTGGCGGTGCCGGCGGCGGCGGTGCTGGTGACCCTGTTCGCGCTGCGCGGGGTGGTCATCGAACCGCTCGGTGTGGTGCGCGCGGGCCGGCCGGCCCGGCGACGGCTGTGGTGGCGGCTGCTGCTGCCGGTGGCCGGACTCGCCATGCTCTACCCGATGATCGGCAACGGGCGGGAGAACGGCGACTTCAACCAGTACCTGGTGACCGGCGGTGTCGTCCTGCTCCTGATCGGTGTGACCGCGCTGCTGCCGTGGATCGTGGAGGCCGTGGTCGCGCGGATCGGCTCGGGGGGCGTGGCCTGGCAACTGGCTGTTCGCAGGCTGCAGATGAGCAGCGGTACGGCGGCCCGCATGGTCAACGGCGTCGCGGTGGCCGTCGCCGGGGCGATCGCCCTGCAGATGCTGTTCGCCGGCGTGGACGACGACTACACCGAGTCCACCGGGCAGGACGTGTCGCGGGTGCAGATGGCCGCGGGACTGCCCAGCGAGGTCCCGGTGGTGTCGGCGGCCGACAGGTTCCGCGGCGTCGAGGGTGTGAAGGCGGTCTCCGCCTACTCCGAGGGCTTCGTCGGCGACAAGCCCCACGACCCGGACAACAGCACGATCCTGCAGGTGGGCGACTGCGCCACGTTGCGGGACATGGCCGAGTTGCCCTCCTGCGAGGACGGCGACGTGTTCGTCGTCCAGGGCAACGAGGAGGACAGCGGCGAGGAGGACACGGCGAAGCTGGCCACGCCGGGCCGGAAACTGTTCACGGACCCGTCCTTCGACAGCGGTTCGGACAGCGGGGGGATCCCCTGGACGGTGCCGCAGGGCATCAGGACGGTGAAGCCGATTTCCGACGCCGATGTCGCCGGGGCGGGCATCCTGGCCACGCCGAAGGCGATTCCGGACACGCTCGCACCGGCCCTGACCGGGTCCGTCTTCCTCGCGCTGGACGAGTCGGTGCCGGACGTGTACGAACGGGTACGGAACACCACGGCGGCCATCCATCCGCTGGCGCATGCCGAGAAGTGGTCGGCGACGGAACAGACCGACCGGTTCACCGCCATCCGCACCGGTCTGTTCGTCGGGGCGGCGTGTGTGCTGGCGCTGATCGGCGCGAGCCTGCTGGTCTCGCAGCTGGAGCAGTTGCGGGAGCGGAAGAAGCTGCTGTCGGCGCTGGTCGCCTTCGGTACCCGGCGCCGCACGCTCAGCCTGTCGGTGCTGTGGCAGACGGCGATTCCCATCGTGCTCGGTCTGCT
- a CDS encoding class II fumarate hydratase translates to MADEQDRTEYRTEHDSMGEVRVPAHAKWRAQTQRAVENFPVSGQRIERAHIEALARIKGAAAKVNAELGVLDPDVAGAIREAAGEVAEGKWDEHFPVDVFQTGSGTSSNMNANEVIATLATERLGRDVHPNDHVNASQSSNDVFPSSLHIAATAAVTRDLIPALDHLAGALERKAGEFADVVKSGRTHLMDATPVTLGQEFGGYAAQVRYGVERLEASLPRLAELPLGGTAVGTGINTPPGFSAAVIEEVARATGLPLTEARDHFEAQGARDGVVETSGQLRTIGVGLTKIANDLRWMASGPRTGLAEISLPDLQPGSSIMPGKVNPVIPEAVLMVAAQVTGNDATVAAAGAAGNFELNVMLPVIAKNVLESVRLLAAVSRLLADRTVDGIVAHRERAREYAESSPSVVTPLNKYIGYEEAAKVAKRALAERKTIRQVVLEGGYVERGDLTGEQLDEALDVLRMTRP, encoded by the coding sequence ATGGCCGACGAGCAGGACAGGACCGAGTACCGCACCGAGCACGACTCGATGGGCGAGGTGCGGGTGCCCGCCCACGCCAAGTGGCGCGCGCAGACCCAGCGCGCCGTCGAGAACTTCCCCGTCTCCGGGCAGCGGATCGAGCGCGCGCACATCGAGGCGCTCGCCCGGATCAAGGGCGCGGCGGCCAAGGTCAACGCCGAGCTGGGCGTCCTCGACCCGGACGTCGCCGGGGCGATCCGGGAGGCGGCCGGCGAGGTAGCCGAGGGGAAGTGGGACGAGCACTTCCCCGTCGACGTGTTCCAGACCGGGTCGGGGACCTCGTCGAACATGAACGCCAACGAGGTGATCGCCACCCTGGCCACCGAGCGGCTCGGCCGGGACGTGCACCCCAACGACCACGTCAACGCCTCGCAGTCGTCCAACGACGTCTTCCCGTCCTCCCTGCACATCGCCGCCACGGCCGCGGTCACCCGTGACCTGATCCCGGCCCTCGACCACCTCGCCGGCGCCCTGGAGCGCAAGGCCGGGGAGTTCGCCGACGTCGTGAAGTCGGGACGTACGCACCTCATGGACGCCACGCCCGTCACCCTGGGCCAGGAGTTCGGCGGGTACGCGGCGCAGGTGCGGTACGGCGTCGAGCGGCTGGAGGCGTCCCTGCCGCGCCTGGCCGAGCTGCCGCTGGGCGGCACCGCCGTCGGCACCGGCATCAACACTCCGCCGGGCTTCTCCGCCGCCGTCATCGAGGAGGTGGCCCGCGCGACCGGGCTGCCGCTGACCGAGGCGCGCGACCACTTCGAGGCGCAGGGCGCCCGGGACGGCGTGGTCGAGACGAGCGGGCAGCTGCGCACGATCGGCGTCGGGCTGACGAAGATCGCGAACGATCTGCGCTGGATGGCGTCCGGGCCGCGCACGGGGCTCGCGGAGATCTCCCTGCCCGACCTCCAGCCCGGGTCGTCGATCATGCCGGGGAAGGTCAACCCGGTGATCCCCGAGGCCGTCCTCATGGTCGCCGCCCAGGTCACCGGCAACGACGCGACCGTCGCCGCCGCGGGCGCGGCCGGCAACTTCGAGCTGAACGTCATGCTGCCGGTCATCGCCAAGAACGTACTGGAGTCGGTGCGGCTGCTCGCGGCCGTCTCCCGGCTGCTCGCCGACCGGACCGTGGACGGGATCGTCGCGCACCGGGAGCGGGCCCGCGAGTACGCCGAGTCGTCGCCCTCCGTCGTCACCCCGCTCAACAAGTACATCGGGTACGAGGAGGCCGCCAAGGTCGCCAAGAGGGCGCTGGCCGAACGGAAGACGATCCGTCAGGTGGTGCTGGAGGGCGGGTACGTGGAGCGCGGCGACCTCACGGGCGAGCAACTGGACGAGGCGCTGGACGTGCTGCGGATGACCCGCCCGTGA
- a CDS encoding SPFH domain-containing protein, whose amino-acid sequence MSTHDAPQVTADVPEMPAPRVRENQAHSIGGGFALLLGLVGLLVGAGLIATATAVGSTGGKAVLIVGGILVALAAFLAMCGLNMVAPGEARVVQLFGRYRGTIRQDGLRWVNPFTSRTKISTRVRNHETAVLKVNDAYGNPIELAAVVVWRVEDTAQATFEVDDYVEFVSTQTEAAVRHIAIEYPYDAHEEDGLSLRGNAEEITEKLAVELHARVEAAGVQIIESRFTHLAYAPEIASAMLQRQQAGAVVAARRQIVDGAVGMVEAALARISEQGIVEMDDERKAAMVSNLMVVLCGDRAAQPVLNTGTLYQ is encoded by the coding sequence ATGTCCACGCACGATGCCCCTCAGGTCACCGCCGACGTGCCCGAGATGCCGGCGCCACGGGTGCGCGAGAACCAGGCCCACAGCATCGGCGGCGGTTTCGCGCTGCTGCTCGGGCTGGTCGGGCTGCTGGTCGGCGCCGGCCTGATCGCCACGGCCACGGCGGTCGGCTCGACCGGAGGCAAGGCCGTCCTGATCGTCGGCGGCATCCTGGTCGCCCTGGCGGCCTTCCTCGCGATGTGCGGACTGAACATGGTCGCGCCGGGCGAGGCCCGCGTGGTGCAGCTCTTCGGGCGGTACCGGGGGACGATCCGGCAGGACGGGCTGCGCTGGGTCAACCCCTTCACCTCCCGCACCAAGATCTCGACGCGGGTGCGCAACCACGAGACGGCCGTCCTGAAGGTGAACGACGCCTACGGCAACCCGATCGAGCTGGCGGCGGTCGTGGTGTGGCGGGTGGAGGACACCGCGCAGGCCACCTTCGAGGTGGACGACTACGTCGAGTTCGTCTCCACCCAGACCGAGGCGGCCGTGCGGCACATCGCCATCGAGTACCCGTACGACGCCCACGAGGAGGACGGCCTCTCGCTGCGCGGCAACGCCGAGGAGATCACCGAGAAGCTCGCCGTCGAGCTGCACGCGCGCGTGGAGGCGGCCGGCGTGCAGATCATCGAGTCCCGCTTCACGCACCTCGCCTACGCGCCGGAGATCGCCTCGGCGATGCTCCAGCGCCAGCAGGCCGGCGCGGTGGTCGCCGCGCGGCGGCAGATCGTGGACGGCGCGGTCGGCATGGTCGAGGCCGCGCTCGCCCGGATCAGCGAGCAGGGCATCGTGGAGATGGACGACGAGCGCAAGGCGGCGATGGTGTCCAACCTGATGGTCGTGCTCTGCGGGGACCGCGCCGCCCAGCCGGTCCTGAACACGGGGACGCTCTACCAGTGA